The Oncorhynchus tshawytscha isolate Ot180627B linkage group LG27, Otsh_v2.0, whole genome shotgun sequence genome includes the window AGACACACAATAGCCTTCAGGGAAGGTGAACATACACATTATGATTGACCTTTTCATTATTAACCCTGCATTATGAAGTCATTGCATTATGAAGTCATTGCATTATGATGCCATTGCATTATGAAGTCATTGCATTATGAAGTCATTGCATTATGAAGTCATTGCATTATGAAGTCATTGCATTATGAAGTCATTGCATTATGATGTCATTGCATTATGAAGTCATTGCATTATGAAGTCATTGCATTATGATGCCATTGCATTATGAAGTCATTGCATTATGATGCCATTGCATTATGAAGTCATTGCATTATGATGCCATTGCATTATGATGTCAGTGCATTATAAAGTAATTGTTTTCAACTGTCTTTGTATTACAATGTCGTTCATTGCATTATGATGTCCATTCATTCTGATGCCAATGTATTACGAAGCCTGTGACTTTGCAGAAATTCAGCCCAACAGATTAGCTTGATCGAAATCTGGAATGGAAATCAGGATCACCAAGAGAATGGACGGGATATAAATAAATGGatcagaaaatgtaaaaaaaagatgATGATAACGATAGAGTCATTTTCTCAGCCCAATATCCTCTGGAAGACTTGCCTGGCTGCCCAGAATCCTTGATCCGGTCAAACGCTACGCCACGCCCTCGGATGTTAGTTCCTTCGCCTCAATGAGTCTGGATCGGAGTACCCTTCACCGAATGCAAACACATTCGAGGccatctgattggtccagaaaccgatgggttgggtcAGAGCCAGAACACAAGTGGGTAAAGCGGCGCCCATGGACTCCGATTGGTTAGAGACAATCCAATCGCTGGTGACTTGGTTTTGTACAATGCCCCATGTGCCCTTCGTCACCACAAACGACTTCAATGATGGCAGGCTCAGACTAAAGTATGCACCAAACTACAGAATCATTTAGTGTGAGTCGTCAGGATACTGGAAGACGGGGACAGTAGGAAGACAACAGAGAACAAGTGTCTGCTTCAGAATTGGAAGAGTTCAGAAACACTAGAGACTGTTTCAGAGAGTTGTGTCGGGGTGTTTTAGGTTAGACAGCGACAGCCCAGACAAACAACTGCCTGCTGCAAAATCACTAATGCTCCTGACACACCTGTCCACACTGACATACTACTACTGTAGGCTAGTCTCCTCTAGCTTGTGGGATTTTTTAAAGGCACAACATGGTGTTGAAATATCCACAGAAAGACAACATGACATCCCACTACCTCAGCCCTCCGTTCAGGGCCGGTCCTGGAGTTTTCGGGGCCAACCCTTCCCTCACTGACACATACTCTACAGGGATATGGGGCTCCGTCAgtgctggagtgtgtgtgtgtgtgtgtgtgtgtgtgtgtgtgagagtatatgtgtgtgtacatggtcaAATCCACACAGAAGGCTTGCCCACCCCTGACTTGCCactactgctgttgctgctgctcccAGTCCCTTCTCCACTGCTGCCCCCCTTGCCGTGTTTGAAGCGGTGCTTGCGCTCCTTGTgaggctgtggctgtggctgggtGATGTTGCTTTGGGGCTTGTCATCATGGTTGTCCCCCAGGTGTTCCTCTGCCCTGTGCTGCTGGCTGTAGGCCTGGATGGCTGCCTCTAGCTGGTCATGGGCATGCAGGATCATGTCCTTGTTGAGGGCCACGCGGGCCTCCCCTCCCGTGGGGAAATTGTCCTCGTTGCTCCCAAACTGCTGCTGCTCCTCCTGGGCAATGTTGGCCCGGTTTTGTTTGCACGCCATCTTGGCGTTGCTCAAGTCCGTGTAGGGGATCTGCTCTGGCTTCACCACGATGTTGTAGCCCGGTGGAGCCGACGGGGCGTTCCACGAGAACGGGTACCCTACGTAGTCAGCACCACCGTCCCCCACTACCCCTCCCCCTGTGCCCGGCTCCGGGACTGGCACCCCCACGGAGACCCCCACGCTGGGTCCCAGCAGCCCCAGCTGGTAATCGTCCTCCTGGGGCGGGCAGCGGCGACGGCGGAGGATGTCACAGATGGTCCCGATGCCCAGGTGCAGCATCTCCCACACGTTGAGGGTGAGGCAGAGCACCGTGACGCCGTACATGATGCGCAGGAAGATGGTCTTCTCTGTGGGCCGCGACACGAAGCAGTCCACGCTGTGGGGGCAGGGCTTGAAGGAGCACACGAACACGGGAATGACGCGGAAGCCGTACAACAGGTATTGGCCCGCCAGGAAGCTCGCCTCCAGCGCCGTGCGAGTCACCAGCTGCAGCACGTAGATACGCATCAGCCCGTCACCCTGGATACGCCGCCGCCCGTCATGGCGTACCTTGGGCTTGGGCCGTGGGGCCAGCGGGTCGACCCGGCGAGGGGGCTCGGGCTCGGGCACCTCGTAGATCATAGGGTCATCctcttggtcctggtcctggtcctcCTCTATACCCCGGTGCTGCCGCGCCCCGAAGCAGATCTTCCTGGGCCTCCGATGGGTgtatccccctccaccccctccccctgtctcagTGGCCACCCCTCCCCCGCCCTTGTCCAGCTGGGCGATCTTGTTGACGGCGTAGCCCATGTACATGAGAGATGGCATGGCCACCAGGATG containing:
- the LOC112225963 gene encoding gap junction gamma-1 protein-like, giving the protein MSWSFLTRLLEEIHNHSTFVGKLWLTVLVVFRIVLTAVGGESIYYDEQSKFVCNSGQPGCENVCYDAFAPLSHVRFWVFQIILVAMPSLMYMGYAVNKIAQLDKGGGGVATETGGGGGGGYTHRRPRKICFGARQHRGIEEDQDQDQEDDPMIYEVPEPEPPRRVDPLAPRPKPKVRHDGRRRIQGDGLMRIYVLQLVTRTALEASFLAGQYLLYGFRVIPVFVCSFKPCPHSVDCFVSRPTEKTIFLRIMYGVTVLCLTLNVWEMLHLGIGTICDILRRRRCPPQEDDYQLGLLGPSVGVSVGVPVPEPGTGGGVVGDGGADYVGYPFSWNAPSAPPGYNIVVKPEQIPYTDLSNAKMACKQNRANIAQEEQQQFGSNEDNFPTGGEARVALNKDMILHAHDQLEAAIQAYSQQHRAEEHLGDNHDDKPQSNITQPQPQPHKERKHRFKHGKGGSSGEGTGSSSNSSSGKSGVGKPSVWI